CTAATGAAAGTACTACATAATAGATTAATGAAATAAATACTTAGGAAAGATCTAATACGTTCAATCTAATATCCATAAGaatgataattataaattatataaaaactTCATGATCATTGCAACTAGCACACAAAGATATTTAAGAGCTTTTGAAGATAGATTTATATATATTGATAAACCATTAAttgatatattaataaataaattacatAACACATTGATTAGTTTCACATCGAAAGTAGACAAAACTAAGATTATCTTATAAAGAACTTCTGAGTATACTATCATCAACTTAAGCTTAAATATTTTGAGTCAAACAAGCTGATAAGCTAAGATTTGAGTACCTATTACTGAGCTAATAAGTGTATTACTATCAATTTTAGTTTAAATAATTTGACTAGGGGTTTGAGTATAGTATGATGACATTCGAATGTAAGGTTTACAAACATATGTTATATTTATACATTatttagaaatttagtttctctatttAGAATTGGTGACTTAGGTTATTATCTTTAGTTTGATAAGAGTAAACTCAGTATAGTTATGATTCCATAAAAATTGATTTTAGAATTTTGTGTGatggtttatataaaattaatttgaatcttggaTTGATGACCCTgtaatcaaatgttggattgaaataTAGTTTCGATAGTAagacatttatatatttatgattatctTGTAGAGATAAGAATCTTCAATCTATATGAAAACAAATTAGATTTAaaacttatttttaaaatattttcttagtTATATAGAAAAAATCAAGGAATACAAATTTTATTACCCTCATCGTTACCGAAGGATACAAATGTAGTAATATaacattctttaaatttaaaaataataaaattagtgagagtgaataattttaaaaaaataattttaatatagagGAGATATAAATTGATACTCGTTTATCAATTTCTATTTGTGAGGTTGTTGTTCCTTAAATAAGTAAACAAattgagtaaataataaaataatattaataaacccATAAATAATGTTGATGTCATAATTAATGATATTATAGAATAACCAATATTGTAGAACAATCAATTAGGAGATTCTCGATAAGAAATACAAggttttgcttttggtggcaATATGCTATTTGTTGCTTATGGGGTTAAATCAATACATTCTAAAAAgaatatttgaatatcaatctcatcgatcCCATAAGTATCAGatcaaatcccatcaatctcataagtatcatatcaaatcccatcaatcgaatcactttttttttttttgagaaaaacaAGACATCTAAGTAGTACAAGTAAAGAGATCTATTCATTGATAAGAAAAAAACAAAGGTAAACAgtgattggattgatgagaaaatagatagtctcttttttttatttgggCCCCCTTCTCGTGTCAATACAAAATATCATGATTGGAGCCTAATtagttaattaaattattaatttcatttgacataaaccaTTGATTAAAATATCTaagataaattaataataataaactcattaaattcttataagtcaatcttaatattgTCTATTTCGTGAGACTAATCGAGgtgttaaattttttttacatatatcAATAAATCGAGTCAGAAGACTTGATGTAGAGCCAGGATTACGCCTTACGTTAAGATTTAGTTTAGGTTATATCGATCTTTGATGATAATGTCAAACCGTTGAGTGGAAAAAAATTATAACTGCCTAATTAGTCCCATATCAAAATTAAGTAAGCCTAAGATTGATTATAAGgttttgataaatatattatttttaattttaatataattatttaaattagtaGTTTAAGTTAAAAGAAGTTGATCGATCAATTAGCTTAACAAACAAATATTTGGTATCAAAATAGATATCTCTCAAGCATCATAttaggatttaattttttttgatattttgatcAAGAGCTTAGATCAAATGAATGTGATAAACCAATCCATCTTTGCGGACATTTAAATAAGATCTTCAACCTAATTAGATACATGTATTTGCACAGATCGGCATGGAATGGTGACGACCCAGCTGCTATCGAGCATGATCCTGAATTCATACCATCCATGGGAATATTTTACTGCACTTAAACTCCTTCCGAGATCACAACTTTACTTAAGACCAACCCAAGAAATCATCTAACGCATCATTTTTGGATTTCTGCACCTTCTTTAATAGCTCATGGAACTGCAGCCAACATCTGTGGGCAGAACATGGAACCCAACCTCATGTTTAAGCGATCATGAAGTACTTTAGTAGCTTGACAACCCCGTGACAATGTGACTCGCAACTCTCGTCGTCAAACGACGTGGGAAGGTCCGCTTTTGTTAGCGTGCCGAGGCGCATCTTATGAACCTTCCTTCGAGTCTATTCACAGCTAATGAGTGATATCTTAGTTCCACTGTGGTACTACTGGCTTCATCTGTAGCATCTGCTTACGCTCTATAAAGCTCTTCATCACAAGATCAACCAGCATTACCTATAGCTACACATGGCTTCTATCTCTCAGCTAATCACTACAAGCATCCCCACCACTTCATGCCCCTTCTCCCCTCCGAGAACCACGGTATCGATCTCCGGCTCCAAACACCACCACCGCGTTTCCCCCATCTCATGCTCCACCAGAGACCACAACCAACCCCTCGTCGATCCCACAGTCGACCGCCGCCACGTCCTCGTCGGACTAGGCAGCCTCTACGGCGCCTCCGCTGCACTAACGTCCCTCCGCGAGGCCAGTGCGGCACCGATCGCGGCGCCCGACCTGTCCGCATGCGGGCCGGCTGACCTCCCTCCGGATGCCACTCCGACGAACTGCTGCCCGCCGTCCGCGGGCGACGCGACCGAGTTCGTCATTCCCGACCCGTCCTCGCCCTTGAGGGTGCGCCCGGCGGCCCACTCGGTCGACAAAGATTACATAGCTAAGTTCGCGAAGGGCGTCGCTCTCATGAAGGCGCTTCCGGCCGACGACCCCCGGAACTTCACTCAGCATGCCAACGTGCACTGCGCCTACTGCGACGGGGCGTACAGCCAAGTCGGCTTCCCGGACCTTGAGCTCCAGGTGCACAACTCATGGCTCTTCCTGCCATGGCACCGCTGCTACCTCTACTTCTTCGAGAGAATACTCGGGAAGTTGATCGGCGACGACAGCTTCGCGATTCCGTTCTGGAACTGGGACGCCCCTGACGGGATGCGATTGCCAGCGATGTACGTGGATCCCACGTCGCCGCTTTACGATCCCCTAAGGGATGCACAGCATCAGCCGCCGACGTTAGTGGATTTGGACTTCGGAGGGATCGATCCTTCTTTCAGTGATAAGCAGCAGATTGATCACAACCTCAAGGTTATGTACAGGCAGGTAATTAATGGACTCCAATACCACTGAATCAGTCATGCATTATGTTATTGTCTGTACGAGCATCATAAAATAATGATTGATAGGCGACATCAGCCATAATTATCCTGCATTAATTGACGAATCTTGTAAACAATGTCATCTTGTTGGGCTTTCCATGGCTCATGGAGTTGATTGATGTGATTCTACGTCAATGATCGCTTGGAGAACGTAACTTAAGCTTGATGGGTCAAACTTCTTGTCTCGATGACGACAGAATACTGTCTTTTGATGCTTAGTTTTGTGTCATATTAACTGCAAGATTTTTCTGCAGATCGTCTCGAATGCACCGACACCGAGGCTCTTCTTCGGAAACCCCTACCGAGCCGGCGACAATCCGAACCCCGGTGGCGGCTCGCTTGAGAACGTCCCCCACGGACCGGTCCACGTCTGGACCGGCGACCGCAGCCAGTCGGAACTGGAGGACATGGGCAACCTGTACTCCGCCGCTCGCGACCCCGTCTTCTTTGCCCACCACTCCAACATCGACCGCATCTGGAACGTGTGGAAGGGCCTCGGTGGCCGGCGCAAGGACCTGGCCGACCCCGACTGGCTCGACGCCTCCTTCGTCTTCTACGACGAGAACGCCAACCTCGTCAAGATCCGAGTTCGCGACTGCATCGACTCAGACAAGCTACGCTACGAGTACCAGGACGTCGGTAACCCATGGCTCAACACACGCCCGACGGTGACGTCCGGAGTGAGGCCGAGAGTGGCCGGAGTGGCGCATGCAAACGTCGTGGAGCCGAAGTTTCCGATAAAGTTGGACTCGGTGGTGACTGCCAAGGTGAAGAGGCCAAAGGCGGCGAGGaccaaggaggagaaggaggagaaggaggaggtgcTGGTGGTTGAAGGGATCGAGCTGGATCGAGACGTGCACGTCAAATTCGACGTGTTCGTGAACGTGACCGACCACGGGAAGGTCGGGCCGGGGGGCCGGGAGCTCGCCGGGAGCTTCGTGAACGTGCCTCACAGGCACAAGCATGACAAGATGAGCAAGCTGCTGAAGACCAGGCTGCAGCTGGGCTTGACTGAGCTGTTGGAGGATCTCAAGGCTGAAGGAGATGGGAGCATCATGGTGACTTTGGTGCCGAGGCAGGGGAAGGGGAAGGTGAAGGTTGGTAGTCTCAAGATCGAGTTAGTTGATTGAGCATGGGAGACTTCCATTCCCGCGCCGTTGTTAGGGTTTGGAATAAGCGCAACATGTTTACTGGTACACCTCCCAGAATAAGAGAGCTTTCACTTGTGTGACTTCAAAATCCTAGCCATCTTCTATGGATTGCGACGCAACCTGAATCTGAGCTTACACTGAGCTCAAGATGTGGCACAGCAGCCATACCTGAATTCAGATTGCTATGCCAGATCGCATTCGAGCTCATCAGCTCACCCCGACCACCAAAATTTCCCTGATCACTATGGGTGATGAAAGATCAAGATGAATATATTTGTCAATCCCAGATAAGAACAGAACTAAAGCAAAGAGATATTGAAAGAACCAGTAATCATAATAGTGTCCTTGCTGGAAAAACGGGGAATTATGACTCAAAAAATTGGCAGTGCCTACCCAGAAGCTACCTTATGATTGGTAGAGAAAACCAGGAGCCTTCGGATGACAGCCTGAAAGCTCATACAATTAAGGCTCTCTGAAACAGAGTCACACA
The window above is part of the Musa acuminata AAA Group cultivar baxijiao chromosome BXJ2-6, Cavendish_Baxijiao_AAA, whole genome shotgun sequence genome. Proteins encoded here:
- the LOC103989846 gene encoding polyphenol oxidase, chloroplastic-like; its protein translation is MASISQLITTSIPTTSCPFSPPRTTVSISGSKHHHRVSPISCSTRDHNQPLVDPTVDRRHVLVGLGSLYGASAALTSLREASAAPIAAPDLSACGPADLPPDATPTNCCPPSAGDATEFVIPDPSSPLRVRPAAHSVDKDYIAKFAKGVALMKALPADDPRNFTQHANVHCAYCDGAYSQVGFPDLELQVHNSWLFLPWHRCYLYFFERILGKLIGDDSFAIPFWNWDAPDGMRLPAMYVDPTSPLYDPLRDAQHQPPTLVDLDFGGIDPSFSDKQQIDHNLKVMYRQIVSNAPTPRLFFGNPYRAGDNPNPGGGSLENVPHGPVHVWTGDRSQSELEDMGNLYSAARDPVFFAHHSNIDRIWNVWKGLGGRRKDLADPDWLDASFVFYDENANLVKIRVRDCIDSDKLRYEYQDVGNPWLNTRPTVTSGVRPRVAGVAHANVVEPKFPIKLDSVVTAKVKRPKAARTKEEKEEKEEVLVVEGIELDRDVHVKFDVFVNVTDHGKVGPGGRELAGSFVNVPHRHKHDKMSKLLKTRLQLGLTELLEDLKAEGDGSIMVTLVPRQGKGKVKVGSLKIELVD